The DNA region TCGCGCAGCTTCACAAGCGGCGTTTCGAAAGGCAATTCGCCCGCCATTTATGCTCCTCCCTTCACACCGTGCAAATCCAGCAATTTGGACAGCGTGGCTTTCATTTCCTTGCGGTGAACCACCAAATCGAGCTGCCCGTGCTGCAGGTTGAATTCGGCCGTCTGAAAATCGTCCGGCAGCTTTTGCCGGATCGTCTGCTCGATCACGATTCTGCCGGCAAAGCCAAACACCGCACCCGGCTCGGCCAGAATAATGTCTCCAAGCATGGCAAAGCTGGCCGATACGCCTCCGGTCGTCGGATCCGTAATGACCGATATGTAGAGGCCGCCCTGCTCGCTCAATCGGGCCAAAGCGGCGCTCGTTTTCGCCATTTGCATCAAACTCAGAATGCTTTCCTGCATGCGCGCTCCGCCCGACGTCGAAAAAATAATCATCGGCAGCCGTTTCTCCGTCGCCGCTTCGATGGCGCGCGTAATTTTTTCCCCGACTACGGAACCCATGCTGCCGGTGAAAAAATCAAAGCTCATGACCGCCACAACGGCCGGAAAACCGCCGATAGTGCCTTGTCCGGTCACGACGGCTTCCCGCAAACCCGACTTCAGCGCTTGCTGCTCCAGTTTGCCGGCATACCCCGGAAATTCGAGCGGATCGACGGAGATCAGGTCGGCGTCGAATTCCGTAAAACTTCCTTCGTCCAGCGTGTAGCGGACGCGCTCCAGCGCGTTAAGCCGCATATGATAGCCGCAGGAAGGGCAAACTTTAAAGTTCTTCTCCAGTTCCTTGCTGTACTGAATACTGCCGCAACGGGCACATTTATTCATCAGGCCTTCGGGAATCTCCCGTTTAGGCCGGTCCATCGACTGCGATCCCTCTTCGCTCCCTCGACGTTCTGAAGGAATGGTCGCGTATTTTCTTTTTTTCTGAAACAAGTCTTTAAACACAACTACACCTCTTCAGCCGTTTATATTCATGGCCAGTAATACAGTCATGGATCTATCGCACCGTAGCCTTGCGCCCTTTTGTGGACAATTCCGCCTAAGGATGCAAAATCGAATTCAAAACCTCTTGCACTTCCTCAAGCTCCCCGGAAGGAACCAGAATTTCGAACTGCTGCTTGGATAAATTGACAGGACGTGTTTGGACGAGGAAGCCTTCTTCGGTGAGTTTCGTTTTGATCATATCCGCAACCTTGGCGGTTGGCGCAATATACATTACAGTCCACATGTCCTTTTCAAAGCCCCCTACTTTAATCTTTGAGCCCGTATAATAGAGTTATGATAACATAATTTTCAAATCCCCCGCAACAAAGGGAAAGGTCGCAAAATGGAAGCGGAGCGCGCGAAATCCGTCGGATTTTTAGGCTGTCATCCCGCGCCGTAAAACGCCCCGTTCCCGCCGGAGAGGGGACCCGCGGGCTCCGCTTTGCCGCGAAGCTTGTCATAAGCTGTCCAGCTAAAAAAAGCACTGCCTCTGCTTGAAATTTTATCTTTAATAGCAGCTCCCTTATTTTCAATAGCATTTCCTCTTCTTCAGCGCAACTCCTTTAATTCGGAGGCGGGAGCGCTGTTATTTTTGGGAATAAGTGGCGGCATTTTTGTGGTTATGGGCGATTCTGGCCGAAGCGGCCGAGGCTAGTCCGGCCACCAGATCATCCATGAATACGTGGATATCGGAGCCTTTGTTGTTCAGCTTGCCGATGATTTCGGGCTTAACCTTGTCCAAAAACCCAAAACTCGTCAGCCCGATCATTCCGAAAACGCTCGTAATGCCTAATGCCAAAGTTTCATCAACGCCGTACAGCGGCTCATCCGCTTCCATGATCGATTGCAGCGGCTCGGGAAGGAGCTTTTGCTCCGCCAGCTCATCCAAAGCGATCCCCGTAAACAAAGTGTATTGCACCTCTCTTTTTTGCAGCACCGCCTTTACGCTGTCCAAGCACTGCTCCAGCGTCAAATCGTCATGATAGGCAATTTGCAAGGAATACACGATTTGCGCAATTTCCTCCAGCCTAACGCCTCTGCGCAGCAACTGGGCTTCCGCAATTTCATAGGTCATCCGATTTCCTCCTTCATTCCGAAAAAATGCGGTCCGGCTCGGGGCGTGCTCCGAGGCCTGCTCCGGGGCGTGCCCCGAGGTGCGCTCCGGGTCAAGGCCATACCCGCACCGCTGCCTTGTCCCGGCGGGGGAAGCACGGCAACGAATGCCGGCTTCTATGGCATGGCCAACCGTGGTGCGTCACTGTGCGGCCGATTGTGCGTTTACCGCAAACTATACGGGCGCCTCGGTCGACTGGCCGCCGCCAAGCGGCGCAGCACCGCGCGGAGCGGGTGCAGGTGCGGGCGCCAGAGCAGGTGCCGGATGCAGCGCGTTTTTCCGAAATATCATCTCACTCGGGCCCCGGGGGGTCCTTGTTCATGGCGTATTGTGTTCCTAAGTGTATGCTTGAAGCGTAAAAAATGTTCGTTAAAACGGAGCCAAGCCTGAAAATCCGCTGGTATAGGGGGTTCTTATAGAGCTTGAATAGCCAGTATAGCCGGGCGATAGACTTCCGCAGCCTAACACATCGTTCAGATTGGAATTATCCAATAGAATTGGAAATCGAATGGCCGGTCTTCAGCGTAATTGGTAATTTCCAATAGATTAGGAGCGGCACAGTGAAATGGGACGGTTCGCTGCGAATTCTATTGGATATTTCCAAGGAGAGTTCAAAATTCCGTTCGAACTTCGTCCATCTATTGGATTTTTCCAATGTGAGGTAAATGGGGACGAGTGGGCTGCTTTGTATTTTTTGGGCCAGGCTGGGGTTGCCTGCAAAATTAGAAGACCCTGCTGACCGCCCGTGTTACTGGTATCCAATAATCCCAATGCGGCAGAGTCTAACGCCTTTTTGGATCTGTACCGCCTCCACTGTACATCTGGGCTTACCAATAACGAAACCCTCCTTCAATGGTTGCTTGTCGCTTCCATTTTGCAAGGAGGGCTGCTTTTACATCCTTTTCAAGTTAGCTTGCTCGGGAGAAAACATAAGGAAAAAAATGGCGCTATTTCGGCAATCTCCCCACTTTGAGTGAAATAGCGGACATTTATGGCGTTATTTTTTCGTATCGCATGAAAATAGCCATTTTGTGCACCATTCGTTGGGAATTAAGGCCATAAATGGACCTCTGTCAAGAAAGTGGACACCCTTTTAAGCAACTTTTCTCTTATTAAATTGCGCAGCAAAGCGAACCGGTGACAAATAGCCGAGTGAACCATGGATCCGTTTTCGGTTGTAGAAGAATTCAATGTAACGGTAGATCTCGTCATAGGCTTGCTGCTTGGTCTTAAATCGCTTGCAGTAAATCAACTCCTTCTTGAGGATGCTGTGA from Paenibacillus macerans includes:
- the accD gene encoding acetyl-CoA carboxylase, carboxyltransferase subunit beta — protein: MFKDLFQKKRKYATIPSERRGSEEGSQSMDRPKREIPEGLMNKCARCGSIQYSKELEKNFKVCPSCGYHMRLNALERVRYTLDEGSFTEFDADLISVDPLEFPGYAGKLEQQALKSGLREAVVTGQGTIGGFPAVVAVMSFDFFTGSMGSVVGEKITRAIEAATEKRLPMIIFSTSGGARMQESILSLMQMAKTSAALARLSEQGGLYISVITDPTTGGVSASFAMLGDIILAEPGAVFGFAGRIVIEQTIRQKLPDDFQTAEFNLQHGQLDLVVHRKEMKATLSKLLDLHGVKGGA
- a CDS encoding phosphatidylglycerophosphatase A family protein yields the protein MTYEIAEAQLLRRGVRLEEIAQIVYSLQIAYHDDLTLEQCLDSVKAVLQKREVQYTLFTGIALDELAEQKLLPEPLQSIMEADEPLYGVDETLALGITSVFGMIGLTSFGFLDKVKPEIIGKLNNKGSDIHVFMDDLVAGLASAASARIAHNHKNAATYSQK